A segment of the Maylandia zebra isolate NMK-2024a linkage group LG2, Mzebra_GT3a, whole genome shotgun sequence genome:
GCCACTTTAACTGAGTGAATGTGAATGGCACTCGAATTCCTAGAAAACCTAAAAGATGGaagaatggatgaatgaatttGCCAGTCTAAAACAGTAATAAGTATTAAGAAATAAAGCAAGAGGAGAAGACTTGTTTCTgatcttttgtgacctcctctACAGCATGTGCCGTTTAACtaatacatattttttaaaacttaaaagTTAATTTATATAAAATTAGGAGGTAACAAGAACGTGATGTTTTCTATAAAATGTGGTTTAGTGCTAAGTTGTTAGTGTGACTGCCACACGCCTTTAAATACTATCCCCAGCTTCATGTCCAGCCAGTTTGACCTTTACTGTCATTCCTGTGCTCTCTTTTCctgcagcttctgtctgtgctgTGATCAAAGGCAAGTAATTGCACCAGAAAGATTAGGACACACATAAAtcaactacatttttttttaaaggagacaGGAATGCGCCTATAAATTGAGGGGGGTATTGATGAAGGGTATTCAGAACACATTTAGCAGACTGGTGCAGCATGAAGGGAAGAAACTAAGGGGAGATGATACATCAGTGGGATCCAATGAATTCAAAGTCACATCTACAAGAATGCTGCTTACTCCTGAGGGCtgcatctctctctgtctgaagagacatgctgttttcttcctCCCTTCTCCTTCCCCGCCTTTTTGCTGGAATCCTTGCCACTCTCACTGCTCTCACTGTGACTGCTGGACAGACGGACTAGATACAGAATGTACGAACACAAAACAAGTCCACACACATGCTGAATACGCACAAAGACTCGTGTAagaaaagtatttatttttgtgtattcACCTGGTTTAATGTCTAACTCGTGGGACGAAcgactgctgctgcttctgatgCTCCTCTCCCTCTGTGAGCTCAGCACTCTGCTCATTTTATCCTCCTCTCCCACAGTCTGCGAAACCCTTGAGTCACGTAAAGGCTCCTCCATATAAAGCTGGCCCCACAGGGCCTCGGAGTATGATGGAGTTCCAGTTGCACCAGCAGGCTGGTACCAGGGGTAGTCAGGCTGTAGGGAAGCCCTGCCTTGTAGATCCTGCCTGTGCCAGGGATGATGGTACTGTCCGGGTGCGGAGGCGGGATAGTAAAGCGGATATGGGTGAGGAATGATGGGTGGAACTCTGGTAGGAAATCTGGCTATCTGGGATTGACTGCAGCTCAACCAGGAGGACTGCGTGTGGGGAAGATGGGAGGAGCCATCTTGGTTGTAGTCAGAGTAACCTTGAGGTGTAGCAGTTTTTTGTGGCTCCGTGGGTGGACCTGAAAACAAGGATACATGTTCGACTGGTGTTTGTCACActaactttaaataaaatatttgaacaCCTCAATCTTCAAGATAACACATGAGACCAGATTATTACCACTAAACCATAAATGTGATCTAGTCATTTCCTAAAGTGAGCCCCACAGCATAAAGACTTACCTGCAGAAGATTTCATCACGTCCGTGTTCTTTAAACATGACTTCAAATAGTCGTCCATTTTCTGTTGAAGAAACAGTTTCTTTAATACACTGTCAGAAAGACATGGCAtcagttgtaaataaagaaaaatgacttTGGATTTTGGAACATGGATATTCTTAATCTCCTTGCATTTGTCATTTTGAGGTGAGAGGAAGTGGAAACATTGAAAGTGCTATcaaatacagctgtgatcagaaATATACATACACTTATGATGGACATGAATGTCACTGTCATTTTGATTGTttcatgatttctttgaactgttgggtggaatgattgtaaAGCATACatatttaatgactttaaaaaaaacaagaattgggtgCACAAATTTGCACGCCCCCACTAACACATGGTTAGATGAACCAGCAATCAACAAGCTTTTGGCATAATTATGGTTGGATATTTGACCCCTCCTCTTTGCTGAATTGGTAGAGTTCATTTCAATTGGTTGGTTCCTGGCATTGACTCAACTTTCAAGCATCCATGCATTTTCAATAGGGTTGAGGTCCAGCTTTGGGAAGGCCATTCCAGAAGCTTAATGTTAGCTGGCCTTATCCATTCCATTCCATGCTTTACAacagttttcttcagtttgaaAGCCTCATCTTTACTCCTCCAAACACACCTGTTGTCATTGCCGACATAAATCGATCTTTGTCTTGTCTGACTATAAAACCTTggtgtttgacttttctgtgtaGGGAGCTGCAAATTTTAGTCGGGCTTGAAGTTGTTGATTTAGTAGCAGTGGCTTCTTTCTTGGTCGGCACCCTCTCAGTCTATGGGAATGTAAAATTAGCTTAACTGTGGACAGTGACGCTGGTGTACCGGCAGCTTTCCAGTTCATGAAAGGCTTGAGCCTTTGTGGTTCCTGGATTGTTCCTGAATATCTCAGCAAAGTGAATAAATCTGAATAAATTGAGTTAAATATAACTAATTAAACTGATTATCCTGGTCCTGGAATCTACAGTTATTTAGAAATGGTTCCAATAGACCTTCCCAAAAAGTAAATCTACAGCTCTCCCTCTTAGATCTTCCCAAAGTTCCTTGGACTTTCCCATTGTTCATTGAGTCTAGTGAGTCCTTTTTCATGCAGGCAAAGAGAAGCTACCAAATGTGGTCAATTGTGTTAAAAGACTTTGTAGAAGCTTCAGcatcattaaaattaaaacgtGTGTACGTATAattttgaccctgtgtggattagaaAAGATCTAAAATAAATTCTAACTTGTACACCCAATTATTTAGCGTCattattaaagatgtatgctgtacaatcattctaccttggaaaaaaataataattaaaagccCAGAATTACATTCATGCCAACGAGAGTGTATGTAAACACAACTGCAAGTAAGGCAGCAAATACAAACCAGCTCTACATTTTGACCAGACACTTTAACTTTGTGAATAATCAGCTCATGCTGTGCATTACTTGTACCTTCTTCTGAGCTGCCTGTCTCTTCTCCTTAAGTTGCTGCTTCCAGCGGGGGGAGTTCTCCTCCAGGTATCTCTCATACTCCATCTGCAGGGGTCAAAGCAATAGTTTATTTTAAGAGCTTCACGAGGAAAGAATAGATTTCTTCCAGTGTGTTTAATGGGTCTGTTTTCTGCACATCTACACACCCGAATCACTTTCATGGCAGCATTGCGGGCCAACATCCCTTTCAGTGTGTCCTGGGCCTTCTCAAactgctgcagcagctgccTGTTTTGTTGCTGGGCTATGTGCTCTCTTTCCTTCAGCTCCTGCCAGCGTTGCTGCAGGTGCATCACTCTTGAATaggacacacacataaaaacttTGAGTTTAAAAAACACTTACTGAGAAAGCATCTCGCTAACTTACAGATGATCCTGAGTGTGAAGAGCTGAAGGGTCATCTTGCAACAACACCAGCTTGTTAACACTGTAAGAGAAAGAGGTCATGAAGCAGCAGGATGGTCAtctaagccacacacacacacacacactttccatCTACATACAGCCCATTTTTCCAGAAGACATGGCAGCATCTGCTTCTTAGACTTGCCAATAAAACTAGTCTTGACTGTGAACATTACTTTTCATATAAAAACTGCATACACACTTAAATTATGTCACATTTTAAGagtttaaaagattttaaagacAAAATCATCCACCATTCTCTGCAAATGTGGTACCATTTAGGTGGTCTAACCTCTTATTTCCACAGATTTGTCTTTCTTTGGTGAAAGTGTTTTTTTCTGAGCAGTTCAGACGCCCAAGAGACAGCAAATTTTCCTTTGGTGCAGCCATGACTGTGGGCTCTCAGTAGATGAGCAGATTACCAGGGATTAAAGGCTGTGTTTCAACAGGGGAGGGACCAAAGACATGCTGTCCAATCAACATATCGACATGCTAATGAGGTTAAACAGCAGCGAGGTCAACTTTATTGGTAAGTGGGTAACCAAGTTATTGGAACTTGTATTTATGCAAATGTGTGAGCCCTTAGTATAACATAATCAAAATGATTTTTATACCTAATATCTGGTATTTTGAGGGCATGTAGCAGGCATCAGTGGAATACCATCTATAATAATCTATGTGTAACACTGAAGCTGCAAGAggtggaggtgtgaaggctgataaatttaaatacctggggtcaacCATCAAAACCAACGGAAACTGCGTAAGAGGTGAAGAAGACTGTACAGGCAAAGTGGGGTGGGCAGAGATGAGTGCCAGGGGTGATCTGggacagaaggatagcagcaagagtgaaggGTATGATGTACAAGATGACAGTGAGAGTGAGACACAGTTGAAAATGCTCAGATCTTCATTAGGAGCGACCAGGATGTACAGGATTAGAAATTAGTCTATCATTTCTATAATGAAAAATTCATGTGATACTTAGGGCCGAAGGTGAGCTTCTCTGACTTGGAGAAAATTTGATTCACCTTCAAACCAgaagtaataaaaaatatttttgcagtTCTGTCGCAAAAAGTACACCTGCTACAAAACTGAACAGATTAACAAGAGGAGaagctgctttgttttctctctttcttcaaAACAGGGTTGTGGTTGAAGCAAATTTACACCAAAATGGTGCCTGCTGACACacagaaatacattttgggacgtaaaaaaaaaaccgaTACACACAGTTATATACAAATAAAGGGCTAAAGGCGAGTGATTTAGTCATGTTTTACCCATGGCAAGTTAGAGGTGGAACCAAAGTATATTGTTGCATTGCGGATATATTTTCATGTAACACCTACTAGCAGACGAGATTCCGTCCACAATCAGAGATCGTGCTTGTCAGTGAGGTTTTTAAAGATTAAAACGGTACCATTTATTTTCTTACGCTACTGTAACTTTCCGGAAGACACGTaaggcattttttttatttcatgtgttTGACTTTATCTCACGCGAGAGGCTAATTTAGATTGTTTTAGGCTAGTTAAACTAGCCAACGCTTACCGCTGTGCGTCGGCTAAAGCATTCCTTCCGCTTTCCGTATTCACTTTTAGGTgcaatttcaaataaaacatgACGAGTATAGCTAGTAAGGTGTTTTGCAGGGTGGAGAAGATGTGTCACTACCTCCCTGTGGTCCTTAACACGTTCCTGGTTTTCTCCATAACCGGAGAGGTGAGTTACCTGGTGTCGGTGGAGGCTCCGCTGGAGCCAGACCAGAAGAAGACTCAGTGGTCCTCTCGGTGGAAATTAATCCACTTGCTGGCCCAGTATTTCATGTTGGGGAACATCTGCTGGAACGCCCTGCTCTTCATGAAAACTAGTCCCAGCATCAAGGGAGTGTTCCTGGGAGGAGAAGTCCTCGGCCAAGGGTGGAGGTGAGGATTAAACAGCTGTAGAAATGAACATTTGATGCACAGCACATTGTATGTTTAATATTGCCACCTATCTACAGCTACCTGCTTTGTGCGCTTcgggtttgttgttgttgtcgtcaTGATTTGATAAGAATCTTGATTTAAATAATGTTCTGGGCAACTAATTTGTATTTTGTAACCTTCATAAAGCATCGAATCAGAAAAACTACTTCCTGTATGCTTCCCTATCCTGCCCAACATGAGGTATAAGCAAGGCAGAGGCAAGAATTCCTTGACATATTGTTTTAGGCTTTAAAGAGAGACAAGCTAGGAAAAACACTGAATCCTAACAGATTATTTGTGACTTAGATGTGAGATGAGATGTTTATGTTTGAGTGAAGTGATCAGATTAAATTTGCAGTAAATCTTTGCTTACAACTGTGCAATGCGATAAAAGGGGTGGGGGTGATTACATAACAAAATTTAGCATTGCATAACATGTACTGCATGTTAACAAGAAATATAACCTCTGCTGACAACTGAAACAGATTGTAGGTTTTCTAAAATCTGAAAAATGCGAGATCGGGAaccataaataattaatttaacGGCAGCAAAGAAGTGAGATTTTTGCTTTTTGCCAGATCTAAAGTTTGCTTCACACTTTATTCCAAAGCAGGTGTTCATTTGAATTATTAACGTGTGGCTCAACACAATCTTTATTTTTGATGCTCACAATAAAATAGATTTACTAATAAccatacattaaaaaaagtctGTCTTTTATTCAAAGGTACTGTTACACATGTGAGACGCACACTCCTCCGCGCTGTTCCCACTGCTACGACTGCAAGGTGTGCGTGCTGCGGCGGGATCACCACTGCGTCTTTTTTGGCCAGTGCGTGGGCTTCCGCAATTACCGCTACTTCCTGAGCTGCTTGTTTTTCATGTGGTCGGGGCTCCTGTACGCCACCCTGATGAACGCAGAGGTCTTCATTGTCATCTTGAAGGAGGGTGTGACGGTACACAGCATCCTGCTGCTGCTCATACCCTGGATCATGCTTGTTTCAGGTACGATCTGGTTTGTCACAGCTGGAGCGTCTCATGCACATTATTACTGTGATACTAACTGTTTGACACTCTGTTTGAACTTATAGATGTTGCTAAATGAACATAATGTATTAAAACTGAAGGAAAGAGGATACTGTCATCtctgcttaaagaaaaattATCGTTATTGCTGTCTGATTTCGCTTGGTATTGGCTGATATTCCCACTGTTGACTGGTATCATTACTGATCACATATCTTAgtaaccacaaaaaaaaaatcagctaaaTGTCAATATCAGATCCAAATATACAGTTAGTTCATCTCCATTATTTTTACATCTCTGACTATTAAGATCTatgaaaaaatatttagaattattcagaaatacatattttagtTTGTATTTTAGAAACTCTACGGGTTAAGTAAAACTGATACTGTCCTCTTGCCTCTGGTTGATTGGTGATGAGATGAATCACAGACCTCAGTTTGCCTGGATTTGTAATCACTTGCTGTGATTTAATGTGTGCTGCTGTTCCTCGTCACCCCAGGCCAGGTCTCAGCACGTGCCTTTGCCTTCGCATTCATCGCAGACACATGCGTGGTGGGTTTCCTGCTGGTgtcttccttcttcttcttccatctCTACCTGCTGTTTCGTGGTCAGACCACCAGGGAGTGGTATTCCTCCCGCCGACCCTACAGCCTGGGACTCTTTGGCAACCTGCATCACACACTGGGCCTGCGTTGGTACATCTGCTGGCTCTGCCCTCTTATCCCCTCGCCACTGCCAGGAGACGGCATAAACTTCCAGGTCACAGGATCGCTGGAGCCCTCGCGGTAACAGGTGCTGATCGGAGCGGACCGAGTGTCTTTACTTTAATGGTGGTGGTTAATGTTATCGGGAGCAGCAGGGGAACTCATCTTAGTTCAAGAAGAGGTAGCTTGGAGTGGGAAGAAAGTAGAATTGTCTGTGGCTGTGTAATGTATTGGTGGGTGTAACTCACTGCCAGTGTCTACTCTGTAGATTCTGTGCTGAGACAAAGAAATTAAGGGTCTTCTT
Coding sequences within it:
- the zdhhc24 gene encoding putative palmitoyltransferase ZDHHC24 isoform X2 — its product is MCHYLPVVLNTFLVFSITGEVSYLVSVEAPLEPDQKKTQWSSRWKLIHLLAQYFMLGNICWNALLFMKTSPSIKGVFLGGEVLGQGWRYCYTCETHTPPRCSHCYDCKVCVLRRDHHCVFFGQCVGFRNYRYFLSCLFFMWSGLLYATLMNAEVFIVILKEGVTVHSILLLLIPWIMLVSGQVSARAFAFAFIADTCVVGFLLVSSFFFFHLYLLFRGQTTREWYSSRRPYSLGLFGNLHHTLGLRWYICWLCPLIPSPLPGDGINFQVTGSLEPSR
- the LOC101478009 gene encoding uncharacterized protein LOC101478009 isoform X2, whose amino-acid sequence is MAAPKENLLSLGRLNCSEKNTFTKERQICGNKSVNKLVLLQDDPSALHTQDHLVMHLQQRWQELKEREHIAQQQNRQLLQQFEKAQDTLKGMLARNAAMKVIRMEYERYLEENSPRWKQQLKEKRQAAQKKKMDDYLKSCLKNTDVMKSSAGPPTEPQKTATPQGYSDYNQDGSSHLPHTQSSWLSCSQSQIARFPTRVPPIIPHPYPLYYPASAPGQYHHPWHRQDLQGRASLQPDYPWYQPAGATGTPSYSEALWGQLYMEEPLRDSRVSQTVGEEDKMSRVLSSQRERSIRSSSSRSSHELDIKPVRLSSSHSESSESGKDSSKKAGKEKGGRKQHVSSDRERCSPQEFSRNSSAIHIHSVKVAQSSESNASSEKSLRSSRRRRSGELSVQSPGFQEAEERTASKGGDSESQDTGEESGSLNEAYEGEKAGNQNHEEKTNRCKESGSQREKESESGSAKNKNDDVSEVEEQDSSSAEQSSTGEKVKSKTEENLEAKEDCEEKEKSQTDKEQDDSDTKQGDGASAKDATEEAETSTGDEMEEQGGEEQSIRLKNEGTENRKQGAASSQDEEDGSEGSEEEEDEDLNQQEDDESEEEHGSEEDQIDSDDCIVTPQEKRSTQIITEEAAQEQEEGKTGSDNDDSNEVSDEEDIENLLAPQEETQQKEKYLRGEEKPKASFHNMGIFQVEHDKPKTEDPNDSDEFDHFYD
- the LOC101478009 gene encoding uncharacterized protein LOC101478009 isoform X4, with translation MAAPKENLLSLGRLNCSEKNTFTKERQICGNKRVMHLQQRWQELKEREHIAQQQNRQLLQQFEKAQDTLKGMLARNAAMKVIRMEYERYLEENSPRWKQQLKEKRQAAQKKKMDDYLKSCLKNTDVMKSSAGPPTEPQKTATPQGYSDYNQDGSSHLPHTQSSWLSCSQSQIARFPTRVPPIIPHPYPLYYPASAPGQYHHPWHRQDLQGRASLQPDYPWYQPAGATGTPSYSEALWGQLYMEEPLRDSRVSQTVGEEDKMSRVLSSQRERSIRSSSSRSSHELDIKPVRLSSSHSESSESGKDSSKKAGKEKGGRKQHVSSDRERCSPQEFSRNSSAIHIHSVKVAQSSESNASSEKSLRSSRRRRSGELSVQSPGFQEAEERTASKGGDSESQDTGEESGSLNEAYEGEKAGNQNHEEKTNRCKESGSQREKESESGSAKNKNDDVSEVEEQDSSSAEQSSTGEKVKSKTEENLEAKEDCEEKEKSQTDKEQDDSDTKQGDGASAKDATEEAETSTGDEMEEQGGEEQSIRLKNEGTENRKQGAASSQDEEDGSEGSEEEEDEDLNQQEDDESEEEHGSEEDQIDSDDCIVTPQEKRSTQIITEEAAQEQEEGKTGSDNDDSNEVSDEEDIENLLAPQEETQQKEKYLRGEEKPKASFHNMGIFQVEHDKPKTEDPNDSDEFDHFYD
- the LOC101478009 gene encoding uncharacterized protein LOC101478009 isoform X1; translated protein: MEKTRNVLRTTGRSPLALISAHPTLPVQSSSPLTQFPLVLMVDPSVNKLVLLQDDPSALHTQDHLVMHLQQRWQELKEREHIAQQQNRQLLQQFEKAQDTLKGMLARNAAMKVIRMEYERYLEENSPRWKQQLKEKRQAAQKKKMDDYLKSCLKNTDVMKSSAGPPTEPQKTATPQGYSDYNQDGSSHLPHTQSSWLSCSQSQIARFPTRVPPIIPHPYPLYYPASAPGQYHHPWHRQDLQGRASLQPDYPWYQPAGATGTPSYSEALWGQLYMEEPLRDSRVSQTVGEEDKMSRVLSSQRERSIRSSSSRSSHELDIKPVRLSSSHSESSESGKDSSKKAGKEKGGRKQHVSSDRERCSPQEFSRNSSAIHIHSVKVAQSSESNASSEKSLRSSRRRRSGELSVQSPGFQEAEERTASKGGDSESQDTGEESGSLNEAYEGEKAGNQNHEEKTNRCKESGSQREKESESGSAKNKNDDVSEVEEQDSSSAEQSSTGEKVKSKTEENLEAKEDCEEKEKSQTDKEQDDSDTKQGDGASAKDATEEAETSTGDEMEEQGGEEQSIRLKNEGTENRKQGAASSQDEEDGSEGSEEEEDEDLNQQEDDESEEEHGSEEDQIDSDDCIVTPQEKRSTQIITEEAAQEQEEGKTGSDNDDSNEVSDEEDIENLLAPQEETQQKEKYLRGEEKPKASFHNMGIFQVEHDKPKTEDPNDSDEFDHFYD
- the LOC101478009 gene encoding uncharacterized protein LOC101478009 isoform X3, whose product is MEKTRNVLRTTGRSPLALISAHPTLPVQSSSPLTQFPLVLMVDPRVMHLQQRWQELKEREHIAQQQNRQLLQQFEKAQDTLKGMLARNAAMKVIRMEYERYLEENSPRWKQQLKEKRQAAQKKKMDDYLKSCLKNTDVMKSSAGPPTEPQKTATPQGYSDYNQDGSSHLPHTQSSWLSCSQSQIARFPTRVPPIIPHPYPLYYPASAPGQYHHPWHRQDLQGRASLQPDYPWYQPAGATGTPSYSEALWGQLYMEEPLRDSRVSQTVGEEDKMSRVLSSQRERSIRSSSSRSSHELDIKPVRLSSSHSESSESGKDSSKKAGKEKGGRKQHVSSDRERCSPQEFSRNSSAIHIHSVKVAQSSESNASSEKSLRSSRRRRSGELSVQSPGFQEAEERTASKGGDSESQDTGEESGSLNEAYEGEKAGNQNHEEKTNRCKESGSQREKESESGSAKNKNDDVSEVEEQDSSSAEQSSTGEKVKSKTEENLEAKEDCEEKEKSQTDKEQDDSDTKQGDGASAKDATEEAETSTGDEMEEQGGEEQSIRLKNEGTENRKQGAASSQDEEDGSEGSEEEEDEDLNQQEDDESEEEHGSEEDQIDSDDCIVTPQEKRSTQIITEEAAQEQEEGKTGSDNDDSNEVSDEEDIENLLAPQEETQQKEKYLRGEEKPKASFHNMGIFQVEHDKPKTEDPNDSDEFDHFYD
- the zdhhc24 gene encoding putative palmitoyltransferase ZDHHC24 isoform X1; the protein is MTSIASKVFCRVEKMCHYLPVVLNTFLVFSITGEVSYLVSVEAPLEPDQKKTQWSSRWKLIHLLAQYFMLGNICWNALLFMKTSPSIKGVFLGGEVLGQGWRYCYTCETHTPPRCSHCYDCKVCVLRRDHHCVFFGQCVGFRNYRYFLSCLFFMWSGLLYATLMNAEVFIVILKEGVTVHSILLLLIPWIMLVSGQVSARAFAFAFIADTCVVGFLLVSSFFFFHLYLLFRGQTTREWYSSRRPYSLGLFGNLHHTLGLRWYICWLCPLIPSPLPGDGINFQVTGSLEPSR